Proteins encoded together in one Desulfomonilaceae bacterium window:
- a CDS encoding phosphoribosylaminoimidazolesuccinocarboxamide synthase, which produces MGDTTMIQTSMDTLSLIGRGKVRDIYQIEDKLIVVSTDRLSAFDVVLPDPIPHKGHVLNQLSVFWMEKTRHIAPNHLITANVNEYPPGLAKYSDQLSGRSMLVRKASVFPVECIARGYIIGSGWAEYKSTGSISGIRLPKGLRMAEKLPEPIFTPSTKAKIGEHDQNISFEKIVDLLGKETASWLREKTLQIYAFGASWAEQRGIIIADTKFEFGVIDDNLSLVDEILTPDSSRFWPMDHYQVGVSPPSLDKQYVRDYLEGLNWNKKPPAPSLPQEVILNTSEKYLNIYRILSGSSI; this is translated from the coding sequence ATGGGCGATACGACCATGATCCAAACGAGTATGGACACGCTTTCATTAATAGGCCGGGGGAAGGTCCGTGACATTTATCAAATTGAAGACAAATTGATTGTCGTTTCCACTGACCGTCTTTCCGCATTTGATGTTGTTCTACCCGATCCGATCCCTCACAAAGGACATGTGCTGAATCAACTTAGTGTTTTCTGGATGGAAAAGACTCGTCATATTGCGCCTAACCATCTTATAACGGCCAATGTCAACGAATACCCCCCTGGCCTGGCAAAATATTCAGATCAGCTTAGCGGTAGAAGCATGCTTGTCAGGAAGGCCTCTGTCTTTCCTGTGGAATGCATAGCGCGAGGATACATAATTGGGAGCGGTTGGGCGGAGTACAAATCTACGGGCTCCATCAGCGGAATCCGCCTACCAAAAGGATTGAGAATGGCGGAAAAGCTTCCGGAGCCAATATTCACACCATCCACAAAGGCAAAGATCGGCGAACACGATCAGAACATATCTTTTGAAAAGATAGTGGATCTGCTGGGAAAAGAGACAGCGTCATGGTTACGTGAAAAGACGTTGCAAATATATGCGTTTGGGGCGTCTTGGGCTGAACAACGCGGAATTATAATCGCTGACACTAAATTTGAGTTTGGTGTAATCGATGATAATCTATCATTGGTCGATGAAATTCTTACTCCCGATTCCTCGCGATTTTGGCCTATGGACCACTACCAGGTGGGTGTGTCGCCTCCTTCTTTGGACAAACAGTATGTCAGGGATTATTTGGAAGGCCTGAATTGGAACAAGAAGCCGCCTGCTCCATCACTTCCTCAGGAAGTAATTTTGAACACATCAGAAAAATATTTGAATATTTACAGGATCCTTTCAGGATCCAGCATTTGA
- the yqeC gene encoding selenium cofactor biosynthesis protein YqeC: MRIASKILLDPLTALEIDSSTRCLSLVGAGGKTSLMYALAKNLVHSGKTVICTTSTKIYPPDKKQPSKVFLFEDNFPDLERLAIEIKKARSCVIGTKIDPMTGKLIGISNELIRVLLGLADHIIIEADGAAGRPIKAPASYEPVVPDFTDLAVPVIGLDAVLAEVNGKNVFRLENFLRVTGLKPGDKISPQDIGTLFEHTDGSLKNIPSGSLVRVFLNKLDMLKDSRIVSELATEILKTRDGRIRSVVIGSLQTKEAGYSVFTQLA, encoded by the coding sequence ATGAGAATTGCTTCGAAAATATTGTTAGATCCATTGACGGCTCTGGAAATAGATTCTTCCACCCGATGTTTGTCACTGGTTGGAGCAGGCGGAAAGACATCACTCATGTACGCTCTTGCGAAAAACCTTGTCCACAGTGGGAAAACTGTTATTTGCACTACGTCGACTAAAATCTATCCGCCGGACAAAAAACAGCCTTCCAAAGTGTTTTTGTTTGAAGACAATTTTCCAGATTTGGAACGTCTGGCGATTGAAATTAAAAAGGCGAGAAGTTGTGTCATAGGGACGAAAATTGACCCTATGACGGGAAAATTAATAGGTATTTCCAATGAACTGATAAGAGTCCTTTTGGGGCTGGCTGATCACATAATAATCGAGGCGGATGGGGCGGCGGGCAGACCAATAAAGGCCCCTGCTTCTTATGAACCGGTTGTCCCTGATTTTACCGACCTTGCAGTTCCGGTCATTGGCCTGGACGCTGTTTTGGCTGAAGTGAATGGAAAAAATGTATTTCGGCTGGAGAATTTCTTGAGGGTCACGGGCTTGAAGCCTGGGGATAAAATAAGTCCTCAAGATATAGGAACATTGTTTGAGCACACCGATGGTAGCCTGAAGAACATCCCCTCCGGGTCTTTGGTAAGAGTTTTTCTGAACAAACTCGATATGCTGAAAGATTCAAGAATCGTCTCTGAGTTGGCGACTGAGATACTCAAAACGCGAGACGGCCGTATTCGAAGCGTGGTGATAGGGAGTTTGCAGACTAAAGAAGCTGGTTATTCGGTTTTTACCCAGTTAGCTTAA